The Cryptosporangium aurantiacum genome has a window encoding:
- the pip gene encoding prolyl aminopeptidase has protein sequence MRVLYPPLDPHRSGLLDVGDGHSIYWEECGTPAGKPVVFLHGGPGGGSSPMHRRLFDPSRYRIVLLDQRGCGRSTPHAGDPVADLSANTTWHLVADLELLREHLGIDRWQVFGGSWGSTLALAYAETHPDRVTELVLRGIFTLRRSEIAWFYEGPAGALAPDRWEEFAAAVPGTRPGGFVDAYARLLFDPDPAVHESAAVAWARWEAGNISLLPRPELLASYGRAPFATAFARIENHYFRHGGWLAEGQLIAEAGKLAGIPTVIVQGRYDLCTPATTAWDLHRALPDAQFVLVDDAGHAFDEPGILDALITATDSFR, from the coding sequence ATGCGCGTTCTGTATCCGCCCCTCGATCCGCACCGCTCCGGCTTGCTCGACGTCGGCGACGGCCACTCGATCTACTGGGAGGAGTGCGGGACGCCCGCCGGCAAACCCGTCGTCTTCCTGCACGGCGGTCCGGGTGGCGGCAGCTCGCCGATGCATCGCAGGCTGTTCGACCCCAGCCGCTACCGCATCGTCCTGCTCGACCAGCGCGGATGTGGCCGCTCGACACCGCACGCCGGCGATCCGGTCGCGGACCTGAGCGCGAACACGACCTGGCACTTGGTCGCCGACCTGGAATTACTCCGTGAGCATCTGGGTATCGACCGCTGGCAGGTGTTCGGCGGGTCGTGGGGGTCGACGCTGGCGCTGGCCTACGCGGAGACCCACCCCGACCGGGTCACCGAGCTGGTGCTGCGGGGCATCTTCACGCTGCGGCGGAGCGAGATCGCGTGGTTCTACGAGGGCCCGGCCGGGGCACTGGCCCCCGACCGCTGGGAAGAGTTCGCCGCCGCGGTGCCGGGAACACGACCCGGCGGGTTCGTCGACGCCTACGCGCGGCTGCTGTTCGACCCCGACCCCGCGGTGCACGAGTCCGCCGCGGTGGCGTGGGCGCGCTGGGAGGCCGGGAACATCTCGCTGCTGCCCCGGCCGGAGCTGCTGGCCTCCTACGGCCGGGCGCCGTTCGCGACCGCGTTCGCCCGGATCGAAAACCACTACTTCCGCCACGGCGGCTGGCTCGCCGAGGGACAGCTGATCGCCGAGGCGGGCAAGCTGGCCGGTATCCCGACCGTCATCGTGCAGGGACGCTACGACCTCTGTACGCCCGCCACGACGGCGTGGGACCTGCACCGTGCGTTACCTGACGCGCAGTTCGTGCTGGTGGACGACGCCGGGCACGCGTTCGACGAACCGGGCATCCTCGACGCGCTGATCACCGCCACCGACAGCTTTCGGTGA